One stretch of Flavobacterium sp. 9 DNA includes these proteins:
- a CDS encoding Bax inhibitor-1/YccA family protein produces the protein MNFNSKNPFLSDKRFSSNAVSKAEEVHHAQIIDYNQEMTLSGTINKTAILFLILCASSMITWWMAFNGMNPILPAIGGAIVGLILVVVSTFKPQASPYLAPGYALFEGLFIGGISAIFELRYPGIVINAVSATLVTFLVCLGLYKFKIVKVTEQFKSVVIAATLAIATYYLISWIASLIFNFTPVHYGNGMMSIGISVFVIIIAALNLFLDFDQIEKGVEQRMPKFMEWYGAMGLMITLVWLYIEFLRLLSKLASNK, from the coding sequence ATGAACTTCAATTCAAAAAATCCATTTTTAAGCGACAAGCGTTTCTCATCAAATGCTGTTTCAAAAGCTGAAGAAGTACACCATGCACAAATTATTGATTACAATCAGGAAATGACATTGTCAGGTACTATCAATAAAACAGCTATTTTATTTTTAATATTATGTGCCTCTTCTATGATAACATGGTGGATGGCTTTTAACGGAATGAATCCAATTTTACCAGCTATTGGTGGTGCAATTGTTGGGTTAATTCTAGTTGTAGTATCTACTTTTAAACCTCAGGCTTCACCATATTTAGCTCCTGGTTATGCTTTGTTTGAAGGTCTGTTTATTGGAGGAATTTCTGCAATATTTGAATTAAGATATCCTGGAATTGTAATTAATGCTGTTAGTGCAACATTAGTTACCTTTTTAGTTTGTTTAGGTTTATATAAATTTAAAATTGTAAAAGTTACGGAACAATTCAAATCGGTTGTGATTGCTGCTACTTTAGCAATTGCTACTTACTATTTGATTTCATGGATTGCTTCTTTGATTTTTAATTTCACTCCTGTTCACTACGGAAATGGAATGATGAGTATTGGAATTAGCGTTTTCGTGATTATCATTGCTGCTTTGAACTTATTTTTAGATTTCGATCAAATCGAAAAAGGAGTTGAACAAAGAATGCCAAAATTCATGGAATGGTACGGTGCAATGGGACTAATGATTACTCTGGTTTGGTTATATATAGAATTCCTAAGATTACTATCAAAACTAGCAAGCAATAAATAA